One window from the genome of Osmerus eperlanus chromosome 1, fOsmEpe2.1, whole genome shotgun sequence encodes:
- the ddx19b gene encoding ATP-dependent RNA helicase DDX19B, which translates to MATDSWALAVDEQEAAAESIGTLQISDKPEENGTSTTATSPEASSAAKPDRAEGDKTEEDDKDDKAAQSLLNKLIRSNLVNTTNQVEVLQRDPNSPLYSVKSFEELRLKPQLLKGVYAMGFNRPSKIQENALPMMLAEPPQNLIAQSQSGTGKTAAFVLAMLSHVDPNNKWPQCLCVSPTYELALQTGKVIEQMGKFYPEVQLVYAIRGNKLQRGVKLQEQVVIGTPGTMLDWCLKFKFIDPKKIKVFVLDEADVMIATQGHQDQSIRIQRMLPKVCQMLLFSATFEETVWNFAQRIVPDPNIIKLKREEETLDTIKQYYVLCNSKEEKFVALCNIYGAITIAQAMIFCHTRKTAGWLAGELSREGHQVALLSGEMQVEQRAAVIDRFRDGKEKVLVTTNVCARGIDVEQVSVVINFDLPVDRDGNPDNETYLHRIGRTGRFGKRGLAINMVDSKFSMNILNRIQDHFNKKIEKLDTDDLDEIEKIAS; encoded by the exons ATGGCTACAGACTCTTGGGCCCTGGCGGTGGACGAGCAGGAAGCCGCGGCGGAATCT ATTGGAACCCTGCAAATCAGCGACAAGCCAGAAGAAAATG GCACCTCAACCACAGCGACCTCACCAGAAGCAAGCAGCGCTGCGAAGCCAGACAGAGCCGAAGGAGACAAGACGGAGGAGGATGATAAAG ATGACAAGGCGGCCCAGTCGTTGTTGAATAAATTGATACGCAGTAATCTGGTCAACACAACCAATCAGGTCGAAGTACTACAGAGGGATCCTAattctcctctctactctgtcAAGTCATTCGAGGAACTGAGACT CAAACCTCAGTTGCTGAAAGGTGTGTACGCCATGGGTTTCAACCGGCCCTCCAAGATCCAGGAGAACGCTTTACCCATGATGCTCGCTGAACC TCCTCAGAACCTGATTGCCCAATCCCAGTCTGGCACGGGCAAGACGGCTGCCTTCGTCCTGGCCATGCTCAGTCACGTCGACCCCAACAACAAGTGGCCTCAG tgcctgtgtgtgtcccccaCCTATGAGCTGGCTCTGCAGACTGGCAAGGTCATCGAGCAGATGGGGAAGTTCTACCCTGAGGTTCAGCTGGTCTACGCTATCAGAGGCAACAAAC TACAGAGAGGGGTCAAGCTGCAGGAGCAGGTCGTCATAGGAACCCCCGGCACCATGCTGGACTGGTGCCTCAAGTTCAAGTTCATCGACCCCAAGAAGATCAAGGTGTTTGTTCTGGACGAGGCTGACGTGATGATTGCCACACAGGGACACCAGGACCAGAGCATCCGCATCCAGAG GATGCTGCCCAAGGTGTGCCAGATGCTGCTGTTCTCGGCCACCTTCGAGGAGACGGTGTGGAACTTTGCCCAGCGGATCGTCCCCGACCCCAACATCATCAAGCTGAAGCGCGAGGAGGAGACCCTGGACACCATCAAGCAGTACTATGTCCTCTGCAACAGCAAGGAGGAGAAGTTTGTGGCCCTCTGCAACATCTACGGAGCCATCACCATCGCTCAGGCTATGATCTTCTgtcac ACCAGGAAGACGGCCGGCTGGCTGGCGGGGGAGCTGTCCAGGGAGGGCCACCAGGTGGCGCTGCTCAGTGGAGAGATGCAGGTGGAGCAGAGGGCCGCCGTCATCGACCGCTTCCGTGACGGCAAGGAGAAGGTGCTGGTGACCACCAACGTCTGTGCCAGAG GTATCGATGTGGAGCAGGTTTCTGTGGTAATCAACTTTGACCTGCCGGTGGACCGGGATGGTAACCCAGACAACGAGACGTACCTGCACCGGATTGGACGTACAGGCCGCTTTGGGAAAAGGGGGCTGGCCATCAACATGGTGGACAGCAAGTTCAGTATGAACATTCTTAACCGGATCCAGGATCACTTCA ACAAGAAGATCGAGAAACTGGACACAGACGATCTGGATGAAATTGAGAAAATCGCGAGTTAA